In Cuculus canorus isolate bCucCan1 chromosome 8, bCucCan1.pri, whole genome shotgun sequence, a single genomic region encodes these proteins:
- the LOC104054725 gene encoding regulator of G-protein signaling 21 has translation MNSCQKLGTFMKPSYRKMLQKSCCFHRSNAEETMAWSESVDTLLANKDGLAAFRTFLKSEFSEENVEFWLACEDFKKTKSSTKIASKAQKIYSDFIQAECSKEINIDFHTKTHISQNISEPNLSCFDDAQRLIYSLMAKDSFPRFLRSEAYKELAKKQQNGNQKKWFPFL, from the exons ATGAACTCTTGCCAAAAGCTAGGAACATTTATGAAACCTTCATACAGAAAGATGCTCCAAAAGAG TTGTTGTTTCCACAGGTCAAATGCTGAGGAAACAATGGCCTGGTCTGAGTCTGTGGATACACTACTAGCTAATAAAG ATGGCTTGGCAGCTTTTAGGACGTTTTTGAAGTCAGAATTCAGTGAGGAGAATGTGGAGTTCTGGCTGGCCTGCGAGGACTTCAAGAAAACCAAGTCCTCCACTAAGATTGCCTCAAAAGCCCAAAagatttattctgattttatacAAGCCGAATGCTCCAAAGAG attAACATTGACTTCCATACCAAAACTCACATCTCTCAGAATATCTCTGAGCCTAACCTCAGCTGCTTTGATGATGCTCAGAGGTTAATCTACAGTCTCATGGCAAAGGACTCTTTTCCCAGGTTCCTAAGGTCAGAAGCATACAAGGAACTAGCAAAGAAGCAACAGAATGGAAATCAGAAGAAATGGTTCCCATTTTTGTGA